The sequence below is a genomic window from Plasmodium gaboni strain SY75 chromosome 7, whole genome shotgun sequence.
ATAAAGTTACATGTCCATTTTTATGACctaaatatattatagcatcttttttattttgttttataataGAACATGGTCCTCTTTTCGTTTTTTTTCTAGTTATTATATTACCAACTGATATATCTTGATAAACTAGTTCACCGAATTCACCTATTGatgttaataaaaaatgataagGTAGAAACAccatattatatgtatataatatatccTTTATACAATTTATTTCCATTCCtgtattatcatatatatatatatactttttttgACTAACTGCAAACAGTTTGTAATTATGTAATGTTGTATTACATCTAATCATTTCATCAACTTGATATTCACATAAACTTTCTAAATTATGTGTATCTATTAAACTTACATGTCCTTTTACTCCTGtcattaataaatattttccATTTCTTGTATACGTACAAGAATAAGGACCCATATTTAATTTCAAATCAAATACTTTTTTTTGAGTACCTACATCAGCtttatcataaatatatttttggCTAGCTCGCCTATTTATATTACCTTCTTCATCCTCAGGTCCTAAAGAATTTATCCCATCCTGTTCAACTGTGTAATTTTGATGAGTATTAAAATCAAAATCATTACGATTACAACTATTAATACTATTAATACTATTAAtactattaatatcattaatatcattaatatcattaataCCATTAATACCATTCAtgttattatcatcattattttgtgTTTCCATTTCTGTCGAATTTATCAATTGgcctttttttttttttttttttttttttttttttgaagaTGAAGCATTGTGAACCCCTGGTTCATTCAtagaattatattttatatatccCTCTTTCAGAGGCATAAATTTTGTATTTGccaatattttttttgaagaCAATATAGCTAGCTTTAcatctttatttaattgattttttaatttcctatttttaatattttttgcATTAGGTAAATTTTGGGGTAAGTCATTTTTATCAACACACAAATAATCTATCCTTTTCGATGGATTCTTtattctttctttttttatattcttatgagctttgtataatattttatttacgttcacttttattttttcctcCTTAATCTTTTCGGGTTCCACTTTTTGTTCTACAAAGAGGCTGctcatttttttaacataattaaaaaaaataaaataaaaaaaaataaataattaatatatataaagcTGGATCATGtgataaattaatttaaacATAATGATAAggataaatataatgatacattaaaagtatattcaaatataaaaaatataaaaaatatagtaaatgtaaataaataaataaataaatatatatatatatatatatatatatatatatatatgaacatataaaaagttgcaaatattttagatatatattattttcattttatataaaatatcatagttatatctatatctatatatatatatatttcttttttcttgaattatattttaaaaaaaggaaaacgtaatatatatataatatatatatattatcttatAAAAGGTTacaatataattatttataagaaaaagaaatgcaaacaaaataaacaaatttttttaattaaatatatattatattattaaacaaatatatatatatatatatatatatatatatatttatatatttatttatttattatttaatttttttctacatataaaaaatatgaaacattttattataaaaatataattacCCATTCGGAATTTCTTTcttaaaataaatatataattatctatataaatatttatattatataaatatattatatacatatatatattatatatatatatatatttatatatacctaAGTACaattctttatatatatattatatataaatcatatatgcactaaaaatttatataaatgcaaacaaaataaacaaatttttttaattaaatatatattatattattaaacaaatatatatatatatatatatatttatatacttatttatttattatttaatttttttctacatataaaaaatatgaaacattttattataaaaataaaattacCCATTCGGAATTTCTTTcttaaaataaatatataattatctatataaatatttatattatataaatatattatatacatatataatatatatatatatatatatatatatatatatatttatatatacctaAGTACaattctttatatatatattatatataaatcatatatgcactaaaaatttatataaattttcaaaaagaaaaaaaaaaaaaaaaatacaaatatatatacatatatattatatatatatatttatttatttaaaaaaataatttacatatttttataaatcaccaaattaaaaaaaaaaaaaacaaatacacaataaaatatatatttatataatatattatacatattaaatgatatatagTTTGGCACAATAgtatacataaaaaatattttttaacGTTGAAGGgaaattttataaaatatttatgtaaattatatatttatatatttacaattTAATATACTTACATATTTGTgatttatcattataatatgtacatttatatatgataacTTATTCTTTAGTTCtctctatatatatatattttttttttttgtacattcattataaaataaaataaaaataataataaagatgTCAAAAGCTGTATATTCTAAAATATGGATGAGTACAAATAACTTCCACACAAGGAGAAGATACGGATGGTTTAAAGTTTGGTAAGACctaataaaataaaataaaataataaaatttggttgtgtataaaatatatgttcatccaaaaatttttttttttttttttttttgaaaagaaattaatCACCTgttcattatatatatatatatatatatatatgtatatactttttattatgtatatgattattttaatttttttttttttttttttttaaatagTTCTCGCTTTAGCCCATGGGTATACGTATGGGCAGTTTATGCCGTGTCTATTGTCTTTCCTGTTTTTGACGATGAGTATAAGAAATTCTTAACCTTTGGAATATGGAAAGAAAGTGATGTTGGTTACAAAAAAAGTGCTCCTCAACcttataattaaatatattttttttatgtacAGTTAATAATTTCTAATTGAATGAcaatatatctttttttctttttttttaaaactaTACCCTTACAAAggtttaaaaaaataattaactataagttttataatattacattatAAAATCACACGAGAGTTAATgtaaacatattttttatttatacatattattttatgactcattatatatatataattcttttttttgtaaaatacccaagagagaaaaaaaaaaaaaaaaaaaaaaaaacgtACCTATTGTGCgtattaatttatttatatatatatattttttttttttttatgtttttttaaaattatataactTATACACATACAACATTCAATCTACTGTGTACATATTAAACTTtgaaatttttaatattaaaaaaaatatatttcttaatataaaattataaataaatattatacaatatgaattaattatttgtgtactgtttataatatatataagtagCTAAGTTCACTGCATATATGTCTTATCAATTTTGTATCATATATCACCAAAACGgaaaacaaaatgaaaataaaaataaataaataaataaataatattaaataaaataaaataaaataaaataaaaatacaacGTTGTCTAAACGATTaagtaaaatatatatatatatatatatatatatatatatatataattatattttgtcCAAACTAATACCGtggttttttttttttttttttttttttttttttttacatatatttttaaatttaagATTATGTTCTACACAGATATTAAAACACTATTtatacaaaattatatacaccttgtcaaataatatatatatatatatatatatttatttttattgtataCCATGAGACTTTATTTGTTCCTACTTTTTTGTGTGTCACCATGTTTATATACCTTATTTGTTAAGGGAAAGGGACATGAAGAATATCAAAGGGAAGTcgaaaaaataaatataaatgataacAAAGAAAATGTTAGTATTCatgattatttatataatataagagatgaagaaaatattaaaaacagatatcataataaattGAAGGATAGTATAACAGACGATGATGTACATAGTACTACCCTCTTCCCAGATGCAGAAGAActgtataattttttaacaaccgaagaaataaaaggaaagaatagaaatatttttaatcACTTAAAAGGATCtgtaattaaaaataaaatgacAAAAACAACGTTTTTAGATTTATACAAGTCTGCAATGAATCTCTTTGATGTAGATGGATATACATTCTTATTAAATACCGTAATGCATAAACATTATAATGATCGTTTTGTTGAAAAGGTTAAGAAagttaatatatatacatcaCACTGTGATGAAGGTGTAGTAGAACAAGAAGATGATGATAcaatgaaaaagaaaatgaaaagaaaaaataaatatacatatgaaaatataaataccAAACCAAATAgacatattaataatttacagaataataatatagtGGAATATCCTGGAGGACCTATAAGATCTACTTATGGTAATAATTTATCTAAATGGATGAAAGATTCTTTAGAAGATATTACAACACCAGATTCTATTAAAGAACCTGGATTAGGTAATATGTTAATACAAAGTTTAACAATGGTTAAAGGTTTTATACAATCTGTTGCAAGTTCTGTAGTAGATATTGTGCCTCCTTTAATACCCCCACCTATATGGATTAATAGACCTTTGCCATGCTTACCTATGATAACAGGAAAAAATTGTTTGGGTTCTATTTTGTATCCAATTACAGCAGCAGAATTTATAACTGCAGATATAACAGATTCTATAATGAACGGAATAATATCAAGTTTTCCATCTAAATATGCAAGTAAAATAGGCAAAACATCAGAAACACAATATAGAATATGTGCTATGGCTTATTTAGGTATGTATTGTGCATCTCTTTTTCCTATATGTTGGTTACCTATAGGTTTAAAAGTTGCAGAAACTATGCCTATATGTTTTCCACAATGTTTAGCTACCTTAATTGCATGTCCAGGGTTTTGGCTAGATGACATTGAAGGACCTTGTAATAATACATCTGTTCCTCcattttgttctttttcAATATTTGTTAATCAAAAACTAGTACCTCCTCAATTAACATCTTATGATAATTCTCATTCATATCCTTCAACATGCCCATCAAAAGATGAAGATTATGATATACCAGATGatttatatgaacataaaaagagtgatataaataatgtattAGGTAAggaaaaacaaaaatatttaccTACAAAAATATCATTACCAAAATATCCAGATTTAATACCTAATATAAATCCTTATAAACAACATGATATCAAACAAGTAGATAAATGTAAATGTATGCATATTATACAAATGTGTAGATTAAAATATGCTATTCCAGTAATAAAAAACActacaaatattatttataaaaattatgaacaACCAACTGAAATGTcatataaacaaaaaaaatgttgTCACATATGTAAACCTATATGGGAAATTCTTTTTCCTTctaagaatataataaatttgaAAGGTTCCCCTGTATATCCCAAaggaaataatattttctcaagtataatacataaatgaaaatataaaatataaaatataaaatactTTAACAGGggagaaaaaaaaaaaaaaaaaaaaaaaagaacaatTTACTACCAAAATGCATGTGTTAACACATTTGAGGATAATTTAATGGCTACTATATAcaacaagaaaaaaagaaaaatattataaattaacATTTGAAAAGTATCATCATATgtcttcttttttttttttaataaattattttttttgaactttttatttattttgtatgAATGTGGGAgcatattaaaaatatatgctttatatatatatgtatatacaaaaatgttaacaaaattaaaataaaggggtatttttccttttatataatatttgaattttttttataattaaaatgataaattaaaGATGATGAAACAAAGAActaaattatttaaaaaaaaaaaaaaaaaaattatattgaCACATgttatcatatatatgtatgtatatataatggattaaaaaaaaatttatgaAGGATTAACAgttctttaaaaaaaaaatgtagGGTTATCATTTCGTGTCAAAACGTATCCTATTCTTTTTCCAGATCTATAAGGTGAAGGTTTTCTTTCACCTAAAAGAGAAATATGTACAgaatatgtatatatgtatatatttatgtatttttttttttttttttttttttttataattatttgaaaTCACAGTACAACTGAAGTTTATAGAACATTGCTTATTTTTACATGTGTCGTTTACATGAAACGTTCTTCTTTTACATTCCACTATAGGAATGAGGTTGTTctatataaagaataaaaaatatataatataagaataGTATAATATTGCAAATAAATCAATACATATctgtatatatatatatatatatatatatattgttatacGTTTAAATTTCTTTGAAGAAATACAGGcttgtatttatttatttccTGTTCATGATCTTTGGGTACACAATTCATctacataaaatataaaaaatatgaacatttataaaaatataagtaaattcatatatagtgatttatatattttaccTCCAATTTTGATTGATGTAATtgaattaattttttcttagaatttaacaataaaatattttctttgGGGCATAGAGATTTctacaaataaataataaatataataagatatgaagaaaaaaaaaaaaaaaaattctataatgtacatatattttttttttattttgtacCTCCAGATGAGTGAcgtaatattttttattttttttaggAATAAAGGAATCTTCACTTATTTTTGGAACTAAGCAAGTctacataaatatatatatatatatatatatatttatttatttatatttaatgtgaacaatatattaaagatatttatatcaatTAATTAATCCAATTAGCAGAATGAGTAATATGTACacatacatattatattttttttcttatattcGTACTGTCAAGTTATCTACATgtctatatattttttttggtgAAGGCAagttatattttaaaacGTCAACTCCCCATTTGTTTGGATTTTTTTCTAAACTATAGTTGCTTATTTTTTTAGAGCTACATggaaataatttaaattttatttgggttattcaaaaatatattagttgatatataaatatatatatatatatatagaagcatattatttatttatttatatatttatttatttttgtacCTTTTCCTTTCCTTTGTATCAGTGCTAAAAAGTAggaaattataataattaaaacGACAATATCAACGATgcattatataatacatatagagaataatatataaacatatataaatatatatatatattatttttttttttacctCAATTCTTgttttgaaaatataaaaagattTCTGACATCGggaatattttttttaccatacttttcatttgatacatagtttatatttttttgaaatgtttttttaaattctaAAGAATTGTTACTAACAAACCTTTTTTTGGAATTGTTGTAgtgatttatttttttgttatcTATGAtggtatatataaaaagtgGCAGAATTAAAAGGAAtacaaacatatatatatatatatatatcatatactttatatatatatatatttttagatATAGTTATACCTATAATATCATTCTCTTCAACACAGTCAAAAATGGAAGATTTATTTCGATGGTTAATATTTCTTCTGCTAGATTTATATTCCTTTTCCGTTGTGTCAGAAAAGAACTATAAATGtagataaaaaataattcacatatatatatatataggaaGAAAGAAgtatataaagaaataatacataacattttaatttttacTCTACAAAATGTTGACTCATGACTTTGGGAAGGTTTTCCAGCAGGCAGACTAAGAAgaaatcaaataaataagaattaaaaaatatatatatactactatatatatatatatatatatatatttaaaactttataaataaaaaatattattactttctaaatttatttgttatgGGAAGTTGAACAGGTTGAACGTTTAAGCAACTCATTTTtaagtaatatataattttttaaaaaaattaaagtataatacaaaaataaaaaaaatatatatatatatataaaataaaaaatgtaaaatatatagttTAACAAATGTTAAATGTTTAAGGAGAAAATAAAGACacatacaaaaaaaaaaaaaaaatacaaaaaaatgttCTGGCTTATTTCTATCTTATATTATTCGTTTTCatattaatgaaaatttatttttcttttataaatttttttttaatatattaaaattttaatttttttttttatgtacatgttattttgttttataactttatttaaaaaaaaaaaacaataaacaataaacaaaaaaaatacgaaatgagaatataaaaaaattagtaACAAATCCTGCATTCTTATGCAAAGCTCTATCAAgtatataagaatatacTTCCTTTTTTCTCAAAAactatatttatatataggtGTGTCCACAAAtagtatataaataaaaaaatacctttttttttttttttttttggaaattcttaaaaatataaaagacTTGAAAAATTGTCTAGtaaatattacatataaagTAGCAATGTTTGAATAACAAAATGCATTTCACTAAATATAGGAATGATAAATTGTTCTTAGTTGTATATAATGTGTCATAAGAGTTGATTAAATAAGTGGAGATATTctcttatatttttaaaaataagaCTCTTGATCTGAATGCACAcaataaattatataaatataaaactatatataaacatgTATCATcatgttatatatatatatatatatttatatttatgtgtattCTCTTTCccttaaaaaaaataaacacatttatatttttattttttacggaaagaaaaaaaatttaagGAATACACATTcttacatatatatatatatatatatatatatatatatatataccatataattatatggAAAGAA
It includes:
- a CDS encoding hypothetical protein (conserved Plasmodium protein, unknown function) — protein: MRLYLFLLFCVSPCLYTLFVKGKGHEEYQREVEKININDNKENVSIHDYLYNIRDEENIKNRYHNKLKDSITDDDVHSTTLFPDAEELYNFLTTEEIKGKNRNIFNHLKGSVIKNKMTKTTFLDLYKSAMNLFDVDGYTFLLNTVMHKHYNDRFVEKVKKVNIYTSHCDEGVVEQEDDDTMKKKMKRKNKYTYENINTKPNRHINNLQNNNIVEYPGGPIRSTYGNNLSKWMKDSLEDITTPDSIKEPGLGNMLIQSLTMVKGFIQSVASSVVDIVPPLIPPPIWINRPLPCLPMITGKNCLGSILYPITAAEFITADITDSIMNGIISSFPSKYASKIGKTSETQYRICAMAYLGMYCASLFPICWLPIGLKVAETMPICFPQCLATLIACPGFWLDDIEGPCNNTSVPPFCSFSIFVNQKLVPPQLTSYDNSHSYPSTCPSKDEDYDIPDDLYEHKKSDINNVLGKEKQKYLPTKISLPKYPDLIPNINPYKQHDIKQVDKCKCMHIIQMCRLKYAIPVIKNTTNIIYKNYEQPTEMSYKQKKCCHICKPIWEILFPSKNIINLKGSPVYPKGNNIFSSIIHK
- a CDS encoding hypothetical protein (conserved Plasmodium protein, unknown function), which gives rise to MSCLNVQPVQLPITNKFRNLPAGKPSQSHESTFCRFFSDTTEKEYKSSRRNINHRNKSSIFDCVEENDIIDNKKINHYNNSKKRFVSNNSLEFKKTFQKNINYVSNEKYGKKNIPDVRNLFIFSKQELSTDTKERKSSKKISNYSLEKNPNKWGVDVLKYNLPSPKKIYRHVDNLTTCLVPKISEDSFIPKKNKKYYVTHLEKSLCPKENILLLNSKKKLIQLHQSKLEMNCVPKDHEQEINKYKPVFLQRNLNNNLIPIVECKRRTFHVNDTCKNKQCSINFSCERKPSPYRSGKRIGYVLTRNDNPTFFF
- a CDS encoding hypothetical protein (conserved Plasmodium protein, unknown function), with translation MSKAVYSKIWMSTNNFHTRRRYGWFKVCSRFSPWVYVWAVYAVSIVFPVFDDEYKKFLTFGIWKESDVGYKKSAPQPYN
- a CDS encoding putative nucleolar rRNA processing protein, coding for MSSLFVEQKVEPEKIKEEKIKVNVNKILYKAHKNIKKERIKNPSKRIDYLCVDKNDLPQNLPNAKNIKNRKLKNQLNKDVKLAILSSKKILANTKFMPLKEGYIKYNSMNEPGVHNASSSKKKKKKKKKKGQLINSTEMETQNNDDNNMNGINGINDINDINDINSINSINSINSCNRNDFDFNTHQNYTVEQDGINSLGPEDEEGNINRRASQKYIYDKADVGTQKKVFDLKLNMGPYSCTYTRNGKYLLMTGVKGHVSLIDTHNLESLCEYQVDEMIRCNTTLHNYKLFAVSQKKYIYIYDNTGMEINCIKDILYTYNMVFLPYHFLLTSIGEFGELVYQDISVGNIITRKKTKRGPCSIIKQNKKDAIIYLGHKNGHVTLWSPNVDKCLCDIFCHHTPISSIGVHDNYLITASVDSTYKLWDIRKMEYIKSYKSHNIINNIDISDTSLVAFSMNTHFRTYNNFFTNPQLYITHNVYGDQINSISFQPFEDICSLGLKHSIKTVLVPGAGIANIDTFFNNPYETKKQVRENEVKLLLDKLPADTIKFNTNQIGNINPYILKHNEQKNYTNSFNKKNIKKGNNNNSFYNNKKKANKKKKKKINKKNINVMDKQSEQETD